The following proteins come from a genomic window of Neptunomonas concharum:
- the creD gene encoding cell envelope integrity protein CreD gives MFSLLSKKILFLILSCVVAIIALTLIENLIYDRMSYQDEARKSVANSWSGEQQLLGPLLVIPYKYTETKKRTDEKSGNVLEELVTRSSKLYLVPEQLNVQSELTTQSRYRGIFSFPVYSTQFDIDGSFNTTPIKQLRQRSDVIWTGSPYLAVSVSDMRGIISQPEIQWNNEPLSFLSGSRLSFNNQGVHALIKENSGSSAHFTVKIGLRGMDNLWFSPTGKNTQIAIAANWPHPNFIGKFLPDERHIEQSGFSAIWHVSEFSSNLLQDVNSCQQGDCNPLINNRFGFALNEPVNIYRQSIRAAKYGLLFVGLTFMSVFIFETLKRLQIHPVQYTLVGLSISLFYLLLIALSEHIGFVYAYLSATSACCLLLSVYISAMIRNRVWGIGFGAMITLLYGMLYIIISSEDHALLLGSILVFLALAGVMLLTKNFDWHQVSQDAKKPVDFLQK, from the coding sequence ATGTTTTCTCTTTTGAGTAAAAAAATTCTCTTTCTTATACTCAGCTGTGTCGTCGCTATTATTGCGCTGACATTGATTGAGAACCTCATTTATGACCGCATGAGCTATCAGGATGAAGCTCGGAAAAGCGTAGCCAACAGCTGGAGTGGCGAACAACAACTGCTTGGCCCCCTGTTAGTGATCCCCTATAAATATACAGAAACCAAAAAAAGAACGGATGAAAAGTCGGGTAATGTACTTGAAGAGTTGGTCACCCGATCCAGCAAACTTTATCTCGTACCAGAACAGTTAAACGTTCAAAGTGAGCTAACAACCCAATCCCGCTACCGCGGTATTTTTTCCTTTCCGGTCTATTCAACCCAATTCGACATTGATGGCTCCTTTAACACTACACCGATCAAGCAGCTTCGCCAGCGTAGCGATGTCATCTGGACAGGCTCGCCCTATCTTGCCGTGTCTGTTAGCGACATGAGAGGCATCATCAGCCAACCTGAAATACAATGGAATAACGAGCCACTGAGCTTCTTGTCTGGTAGCCGTTTAAGCTTTAACAACCAAGGCGTTCACGCACTGATAAAAGAAAATAGCGGCTCATCCGCACACTTTACAGTTAAGATCGGCTTGCGGGGCATGGATAATCTCTGGTTCTCACCAACAGGAAAGAACACCCAAATCGCCATTGCAGCGAACTGGCCTCACCCTAACTTTATCGGAAAGTTTCTACCGGATGAACGACATATAGAGCAGAGTGGGTTTTCCGCAATCTGGCATGTTTCTGAATTCAGCAGCAACCTACTGCAAGACGTGAACAGCTGCCAACAAGGGGATTGTAACCCGCTAATCAACAACCGTTTTGGTTTCGCACTTAATGAACCTGTTAATATTTACCGCCAATCTATCCGGGCAGCTAAATACGGCCTACTTTTTGTAGGGCTCACTTTTATGAGTGTTTTTATTTTTGAAACCCTCAAACGGCTACAAATTCATCCGGTGCAATACACCCTTGTCGGATTATCCATCAGCCTTTTTTATCTACTATTGATAGCACTCTCTGAACATATCGGTTTTGTCTACGCTTACCTATCTGCTACGAGCGCGTGCTGCTTATTACTCTCCGTCTATATCAGTGCCATGATAAGAAACCGTGTATGGGGGATTGGCTTTGGCGCAATGATTACGCTGTTGTACGGTATGCTCTACATCATCATCAGTTCAGAAGATCACGCACTCTTGCTTGGGTCGATACTGGTATTCCTTGCCCTAGCTGGCGTCATGCTGCTCACGAAAAACTTCGACTGGCATCAAGTCAGTCAGGATGCAAAAAAACCTGTAGATTTTTTACAAAAATAG
- the creC gene encoding two-component system sensor histidine kinase CreC — MQTKAFRLPKTRFSLRLFFFFFLLIGAGLYLLMNALLGELKPGFRQATEDTLVDSANLLAELAAPELLDNRLANGLFKQALNRYQERELNATIWSITKTTTQLRLYITDAQGIVKFHTDPSQIGEDYSTWNDVYKTLRGEYGARSTILNPKDLTSTEMYVAAPILSEGDIIGALTLIKPNLSLQPFLDSSQNRMKQFGIWLILITLALGLTLSYWLSRSIRKLSRYAQEVSQGSSNAKLPELNDLELHQLAQAMAKMKSQLEGKDYVENYIHSLTHEMKSPVAAIKSAAELLETGLPATDQQHFIKLVHQESLRMERLISELLSLAALENQQSLNNIEKVNLKTIVESLKNALQMRLDDKSLALTIQGEVSINGDHFLLKQAIENLIQNAIDFSPAHAEISVAMRTSTAGVSISVTDQGSGIPEYAINKVFDRFYSLPRLDTGKKSSGLGLSFVQQICHLHQASCVLNPLPQGTEAIIHFPAKK; from the coding sequence ATGCAAACTAAGGCTTTTCGCCTCCCTAAAACACGATTCAGCCTTAGGCTATTTTTCTTTTTCTTTCTTCTGATTGGGGCAGGTTTATACCTGCTGATGAATGCGCTACTGGGCGAATTAAAACCTGGATTTCGCCAAGCGACTGAAGACACCTTAGTAGATAGCGCAAACCTGCTCGCCGAACTTGCAGCCCCAGAGCTGCTAGACAACAGGCTCGCTAACGGCCTGTTCAAACAGGCACTAAATCGCTATCAAGAGCGAGAACTCAATGCCACTATTTGGTCGATCACAAAAACAACGACACAATTGCGGCTCTATATAACCGACGCACAGGGCATCGTGAAATTTCATACCGACCCTTCTCAAATCGGTGAAGATTACTCAACCTGGAACGATGTCTACAAAACCCTTCGAGGAGAATATGGCGCTCGCAGCACCATCCTCAATCCCAAAGACCTCACTTCAACTGAAATGTACGTTGCAGCCCCTATCCTATCGGAAGGTGACATCATTGGTGCTTTAACACTCATTAAACCCAATTTATCACTCCAGCCTTTTCTGGATAGTTCACAAAACCGCATGAAGCAGTTTGGTATCTGGCTTATTTTGATCACGCTCGCATTAGGCCTGACCCTCAGCTATTGGCTAAGCCGCTCAATTCGCAAACTCAGCCGCTATGCCCAAGAGGTTAGCCAAGGCAGCAGTAACGCTAAACTGCCTGAACTCAATGATCTAGAACTACACCAACTGGCCCAAGCGATGGCGAAGATGAAATCCCAGCTAGAAGGTAAAGACTACGTCGAAAACTATATCCATAGCCTCACTCACGAAATGAAAAGCCCGGTTGCCGCCATTAAAAGCGCAGCTGAACTACTCGAAACCGGGCTACCCGCCACCGATCAGCAACATTTTATCAAGCTGGTACATCAAGAAAGCCTGCGGATGGAGCGCCTCATCTCTGAACTCTTAAGTTTAGCCGCATTGGAAAACCAGCAATCCCTCAATAACATCGAGAAGGTCAACCTGAAAACGATAGTAGAGTCGCTCAAGAATGCGCTTCAGATGCGCTTAGACGATAAGTCACTGGCACTCACAATCCAGGGTGAGGTCAGCATCAATGGTGATCATTTTTTATTAAAGCAAGCGATAGAAAACCTTATCCAAAACGCAATCGACTTTAGCCCCGCACATGCAGAAATCAGCGTCGCTATGCGCACAAGCACGGCGGGCGTATCCATCAGCGTAACCGACCAAGGATCAGGCATTCCCGAGTATGCAATAAACAAAGTATTTGATCGGTTTTACTCTCTGCCTCGCTTAGACACGGGTAAAAAAAGCTCAGGACTAGGCCTCAGCTTTGTACAGCAAATTTGCCATCTACACCAAGCCTCTTGCGTGTTAAACCCTTTGCCACAAGGCACCGAAGCAATCATCCACTTTCCCGCCAAAAAATAA
- a CDS encoding NADP-dependent isocitrate dehydrogenase, which translates to MTTNKHTIYYTLTDEAPSLATCSLLPIVRAFTSAAGIDVKITDISLAGRVLAAFPENLTDEQKVEDGLAFLGDLTQDPDANIVKLPNISASIPQLKGCISELQSQGYNIPNFPEAPSTDEDKEIRARYSKILGSAVNPVLREGNSDRRAPAAVKAFARKFPHSMGAWSKASRTHADYMRNGDFFSSEQSITMPEAGDVRIEFVSKDGQVEVKKELSLEKGEILDSMRMSCKALRDFFEESLQDAKETGVMWSLHVKATMMKVSHPIVFGHAVTVFYKELFDKYGDLFKELGVNPNNGIGSVYDKIADLPRSKREEIEEAIHACHEHRPELAMVDSVKGITNLHVPSDVIVDASMPAMIRNSGKMWGPDGRPKDTKAVMPESTYARIYQDMINFCKTNGAFDPTTMGSVPNVGLMAKKAEEYGSHDKTFETEEGTMRVVAADGTVLMQHEVEAGDIWRACQTKDEPVRDWVKLAVNRARQSNTPAVFWLDQERAHDLELTKKVKEYLKEHDTEGLDITIKSYSQAIRFSMDRMIRGKDTISVTGNVLRDYLTDLFPIMELGTSAKMLSIVPMLKGGGMYETGAGGSAPKHVQQVEEENHLRWDSLGEFLALAVSLEDMGIKQGNKRAAILAKTLDAATGKLLENNKSPSRKTGELDNRGSHFYLGMYWAQETAAQTEDPELAAHFAGLAKTLTENEEKIIGELAACQGKPADLDGYYHAKRETVKRVMRPSATLNAALAAVNPS; encoded by the coding sequence ATGACTACAAATAAACATACAATTTATTACACCCTAACAGATGAAGCACCGTCTCTGGCGACCTGCTCGCTGTTACCTATTGTCCGTGCTTTTACATCGGCAGCAGGTATTGACGTTAAAATCACTGATATCTCATTGGCCGGGCGCGTATTAGCCGCTTTCCCCGAGAACCTGACAGACGAGCAGAAGGTTGAAGACGGCTTGGCTTTCTTGGGTGACCTCACGCAAGATCCTGATGCAAACATCGTTAAACTACCTAACATCAGTGCATCTATTCCACAGCTGAAAGGCTGTATCTCTGAGCTGCAATCTCAGGGCTATAACATCCCGAACTTCCCAGAAGCGCCATCAACGGACGAAGATAAAGAGATCCGTGCGCGCTACTCTAAAATCCTTGGCAGTGCCGTAAACCCTGTTCTGCGTGAAGGTAACTCAGACCGTCGTGCGCCGGCTGCAGTAAAAGCCTTCGCTCGTAAGTTCCCTCACTCTATGGGCGCATGGAGCAAGGCATCTCGTACTCACGCAGACTATATGCGTAACGGTGATTTCTTCTCCAGTGAACAGTCTATTACCATGCCTGAAGCTGGCGACGTGCGTATCGAATTCGTCTCTAAAGATGGTCAAGTAGAAGTTAAAAAAGAACTTTCACTGGAAAAAGGTGAAATTCTGGACAGCATGCGCATGAGCTGCAAAGCGTTGCGCGACTTCTTCGAAGAGTCTTTACAAGACGCTAAAGAAACAGGCGTTATGTGGTCGCTTCACGTTAAAGCAACCATGATGAAGGTGTCTCACCCTATCGTATTTGGTCACGCGGTAACCGTATTCTACAAAGAGCTGTTCGATAAGTACGGCGACCTGTTCAAAGAGTTAGGCGTTAACCCGAACAATGGTATCGGTAGCGTATATGACAAAATTGCAGATCTGCCTCGCTCTAAGCGCGAAGAGATCGAAGAAGCGATTCACGCATGCCATGAGCACCGTCCAGAACTAGCGATGGTTGACTCGGTTAAAGGTATCACGAACCTGCACGTACCTTCAGACGTTATCGTCGATGCATCTATGCCAGCGATGATTCGTAACTCTGGTAAAATGTGGGGCCCTGATGGACGTCCAAAAGATACTAAAGCCGTTATGCCAGAGAGCACTTACGCGCGTATCTACCAAGACATGATCAACTTCTGTAAAACAAACGGCGCATTCGACCCTACAACCATGGGCTCTGTTCCTAACGTAGGCCTGATGGCTAAAAAAGCAGAAGAATACGGCTCGCATGATAAAACCTTCGAAACAGAAGAAGGCACAATGCGCGTGGTAGCTGCCGACGGTACAGTACTGATGCAGCATGAAGTAGAAGCTGGCGACATCTGGCGTGCTTGCCAAACGAAAGATGAGCCTGTACGCGACTGGGTTAAACTGGCTGTAAACCGCGCTCGCCAATCAAACACTCCTGCTGTTTTCTGGTTAGACCAAGAACGTGCTCACGATCTGGAACTGACTAAGAAAGTTAAAGAGTACCTGAAAGAACACGACACCGAAGGCCTAGACATCACTATTAAGTCGTACAGCCAAGCTATCCGTTTCTCGATGGATCGCATGATTCGTGGCAAAGACACTATCTCTGTTACCGGTAACGTACTACGTGACTATCTGACTGACCTGTTCCCAATCATGGAACTAGGTACTTCAGCGAAAATGCTGTCGATCGTCCCCATGCTGAAAGGCGGTGGAATGTACGAAACAGGCGCAGGCGGATCTGCACCGAAACACGTACAACAGGTAGAAGAAGAAAACCATCTACGTTGGGACTCACTGGGCGAATTCCTTGCATTGGCCGTATCTTTAGAAGATATGGGTATCAAGCAAGGCAACAAGCGCGCTGCAATTTTGGCTAAAACGCTAGATGCAGCAACCGGCAAACTGTTGGAAAACAACAAGTCACCTTCACGTAAAACAGGTGAGCTGGACAACCGCGGAAGCCACTTCTACCTAGGTATGTACTGGGCGCAAGAAACCGCAGCACAGACCGAAGATCCAGAACTGGCCGCACATTTCGCAGGCCTTGCAAAAACACTGACCGAGAACGAAGAAAAGATCATTGGCGAGTTGGCTGCCTGCCAAGGCAAACCTGCAGACCTAGATGGTTACTACCACGCTAAGCGTGAAACAGTAAAACGCGTCATGCGCCCAAGCGCAACGCTAAACGCTGCCTTAGCTGCCGTTAACCCATCATAA